A window of Pan paniscus chromosome X, NHGRI_mPanPan1-v2.0_pri, whole genome shotgun sequence genomic DNA:
TTTTCTTTAATGctttttcttatctctttatAAGCATTAAAAGAAATGGGTTCATATACCCGATTGCCTTGTTGATTTTGCATTACCAGGCAGGCCAAGAGCTCCCCTTCAAATGCCGCTTGCCTAAGACAGGGTCCCATAGCTGTAGCGTATCCCTTgtcttttttccaatttattggagGAGAGGGCTTAGGCAAAACCTCCATTTCCTCTTTGGTACATTTGCCCAGAAACAGCCGGGCTGAGGGAGATAGAAGTGGTAAGGTAGGTGATggttcctcctccctcccctttttAGGCTCTTCTGTGTATAGCGGGACCAAAGCAACCCTAACTAAAGCCCATAACATTAGAGATGTTACTGGGACCCGCTGCTCTTGTGCATGATGTTGTTTAAGATTTCTCCCAACTTGTTCCCAGAGCTCTACGTCTAGCGTACCTTCTTCCGGGAACCATGGGTTATGGGAAGCAACAGTTTGCATTAGGTCCCTTAACTGAGCCTGCGAAACTGAGGCTCTGCTAGCTTTAAGCAGCTGTTTCAATACTTTTATATACTGTTGCTGTTGCGCTGATACCTGTTGTCCGATGATGAAACCCTAGCCTGAACAATTCCTTCGAACTTAGAAATCCCGAGCGGGCACCTATGACTTACTGACTTAATGACTGCGCAGTCTCTTCACCTTCGTTTTCGAGGGTTCCGTTGTGATCCGTTGCAGTGTTCCTCACACGGGGCACCACCTGCCGGGTCTGACCGGCAGACCCTGACCAAGCGACAGATGAAAAAATGTACTCACACACAGGTATCCAGTGAAACAGGGGGCTAGGGGACTGGGCTGTTCACAGAAAGAGTTGTAGCAGCCTCGGCCCCAACAAGCCAGCGCTGCAGGCAAGTATTCAGTACAGATCCTTTGAGTCAATACATCTTGTGGGTAATTAACATGGTTGCCCCCCATAGAGAGAGCAGTCCTGTGCATGGATGATTAAAGACCAGGTTCTGAGGCCTAAGTAAACTAGCTTATCTAGATCAATTTATTTACACTTCCTTGTTATCTACCTTTTGCTCTCAGGCTCTGGATAAGAGACTTTGGCGGCCTTCAGCCAAATTATCTTTCGAAGCTTTTGCAAAACCTcctggccttccaagaaggtttgtgttTTTCCTATAACTCCTTCTTATAATTTCTCCCACTACCCTGACTGATCTCCTACACATTAATCTGTGAGAACATGAATTGCTTCAGATTTTGGATTGAAAGGTCTGCAATATTTATAAAACTGTAAACTGTTTCCACCCTTTCCTCTTTAACCTAATGTTCACATTGTTAAGTATTTCTTAGTAAAAAAATATGCACATTTGCACAATAATTCATGTTCAATGATGTTGATTTTAGTTCTATTAATCATAACAAGTAGAGAACAATTTATTTATCTGTCAGGTATAGAATGGTTTAATTGATTATGGCATATTAATGCTTTAAGATTCTAGAGAGTGGTTACAAAATCGAGGGAGATACATACATACTGTCATGGTAAGATTCTGTATCCATTTTATTAAGTGGTAAAGGCAAGTAGCATATCAATATATACATCATTATCAAAATGACCAATATGCTAGTATTTGCATAGCACATCTATATATAAGAAGCCTAAAATCagctttaaaataatacatatcagATTAATAATTATGGTGAACTCTGTGATGCGGCTTAAATTGTGGAAGGACTTTGGAAAGGGAGAAATTACAATATATCTGTATATTTAGATTGTTTGCAACAAGAATACATATACACACTGCTATTTTTGTGATGAGACTCTTTAAATAAGAAAAGCAGCAAAAATAGTTGCTGTATATTAGTCAGTAAAAATAACCGCTAGTTGATGCAACAGACAAACCCTAAAATTTGAATGGATTGACacaagaaaagtttattttatgtgCTCATAAGTTCTGATGCGGTTTGGCAGGGGCTCTCCACTCTCACATGACCCAGGGATCCAGGCTGCTTCCACCTTGTGATTCCATCATCTCAAAATGAAACTGCCATGTTTACTATTGGATGGAGGAAGAAAACTTGGAAATGGCACACTGGTTCTCAAATGCCTGGATGTGACAAACAACACTTCTGCTCATGTTTCAGTGGTAACAAGTGGTCACATGACCCTTCCTAACTGCAAGTGGGCTGTACTGTTCCCATGTGTCCGGGaaggagacaaaaacaaaatgtgaGTGAGTGGTATAGTCTCCCCCATAAACTGCTATGTAGGAGGTGCTCAAAAAAAGCAATTATGATAATTTGGTATTACACAACCCTTGTCATTGCTAGAGTTTCTGAGAAGCCCACATTTGCCTTGAAGTTCTCTAACATTTTCAAGTGCCTGCTACGTGACTGATGCTTTGAAATGTAAGATCACAACTGTCCAAGAACTTTGAAAGTCTCAGCAGGAAGGCTCATCAGGGAATCTTCCCTTTATAATACCCTTTAAACAATTAGTAGGCTTTGAACTTTTCCTCCATTTGATTCCTGGTCAAAATTTTAACCTGTGAGTTTCTGCTACCCTTCACATGCCTAAACACCTGTCAGGTGCCTTTAGACACAATGAAAGCACATATTTTCCTGTGGGGCAAGTACTAGACAAGAGAAAGTAGAAACTTGGTTAATTATTCTACTAAAATTTGAGCTAGTACTCCCACCAAGGCAGCATTTTTCACCTCCTGGGAGACTCTGGGGTTTTAGTTCAGCCTCAGTAGATGTTGACTCCACAGTGATTTCCATGTTCTTTCCTCATCTCCAGCTTATGCGAGAGAGTTTAGATTTTCACCACCAAGGTAAGGTCATTCATCCTTGTATGTGTTCAGTGACCAGTTTCAAATAAAACACCCCATTAAATTCCTATAACGAATAacaaaatggctttaaaaaactCTCTCTGTAACTTCGTATCTCAAGAATAGTATATCATGTGCTAATCACATTCCACTCACCATCTATTTAGAAAAGTTCGAGGGTGTATTTAGACACACAGTTGGGATGACAGGATGTGTAAAGGGGAAGGCAGGTGATTCCGCTTAGCCTTCACAGCAAGCAGCAGGGAGGAGCAGGAAGCAGGCCAGATTCCAATTGGAAGAGAGGGCACATGAGGGGGACCAAGGGAAGGCCTCTGTGGCGCGAGAAAGTGTTAGGGTTGGACAGAAATTCCTGCACTTGGGTAGAGTCAGCTCTCAGGAACCCtagggctcaggcaggaggaccCTAGGTTAATAAAGCCCACAGACTATCCCCAGATTATGTTTCATTCTCATTGTCACCTTCCTTTTGTAGGCCCGCTTTCAGTACCACGTCCACAGTGTCGTTCTTTTGGCCACTTGAGAGACATTATGCAGTACtgagaaaacaaatgaattaaGGGACAGAGGTGTACTTCAGGCTGCAAAGAGTGAGAATAGAATGGGCTCTAGATGAATTCAGACCAACCTTGTGGTTTACCAGTGATATGATCTTGGGAAAGTTACCAAGCACCATGAGACTCAGGTTCATCCAGAAAATGGGTTTGATAGACCATTTTTTTAGGACTGTTgtaatgtataaaatgtattaaaacaccTGGGATGATGCCTGGCATGTACTGGATATTTAATGATTGACAGCTATTTCTAGTATTACTGTGACCCCAGGTGCTACCACTCTCTACTTTGGAATATTTTTTATTGTCCAGGACATCTCAGGGAATCTGCAACTCAGTAGGAAACTGCATTTCCTTGGTGAATATGtatgtggggggaggggggtgtacatgtgtgtatgggtgtgtacTTTCATAGAACAACAGATTAATATGGATAAGAAGACAAGAATTAATGACcttctccttttatttctctgtttcacAACACCAGTTCAGCTTTATTGCTAAGTTCTTACATTCTCCAAGAAAATACCTATTGCAAATCACAGCAAGATGGAAGATTTCCcaaaatgttttacaaaatggCAAACACTTGCACTTgaaatggataagcaaaacaACATGTGTGGTCAGTATCATCCATACACTTAGATGTTGAAGCTAACTAAAACTTTTATTACAGgaacaatatttgaaaattaccaaaaggaaacaaaaagaaatctccaAGTCACCCGATGGAAGAGAAACCTAAAGGCAGTATACATTgtgttcctttccattcactGTGCCTTCTACTACTGAGAACACTGACTTCTCTCATCAAACACAGAGGGAAGAATGGGCCTGATTTCACACAGGACAGGGAAACTGCTGGGTGTGGCCCTGAAGCATGCATTGGCCCATTTCCCTGCCCGCTGGCCCTGGTTGCATCTCATGCTCagactccctctccctcctctctcaaaGCATCTTCATACAGGGATGGGTAAGAAGTGGGATCCCTCCCATTGGCATTGGCTATGTACTCAAGAACTTTCATCTTGCTGGTCTCAGCGTGGGCCCTTGGACCCCACAGGAACTCATAGCATGCAGGATCAGTGCCGGGCACCTGCCGGTACACCAGGTACTTTTCCTGCACCCAATTTTGGGTGAGGAGCCTCTTGGGCTCCCCAAAGAGGAAGTGCTGCCTTCCAGCATACACCCCCATAATACTCAGGACTTCCCACATAACCTCTTCAGGGATGCAGTTCCCCTCCATGAAGATTACACCCAGGACTATTATCAGGAGGCCAGACTTGGGCATGCTCTGCTCATTACACTGTATGCCATCAtaagagaggctgagggaggtgacaAGGACATAGGAGTGGCTAGTGGGGTCCACTTCCTTCACATCAATGCCAAAGAGCAGTTGCATGCATACAGAGGCTTCCCTAAATATCTCAGGAAAGTAGTCCTCATAATTTTTGATGACACTCCCCAGCATTTCTGCCTTTGTGATCAGCCCCTTGACTCGATACTTGTGGAGCAATAAATGAACCAAATCAATTATCTTGTCATGTAGTATATCTTGGGAAAAGGACTCAGGGTCTATCAGGTCAGGCGAGGTACTTGGCCCCTCCTTTTCTTGGCTGCTGGAGCCCTCATCAGATAGGCTCCCAAAGATGGCATCCATGGCAGTGGGAGAGAAGGACTCTTCCTGAGGACTCTGGGGAGGACTTGGTGACTCAGCAGCAGGCAACTCCTCTAGAGTGCCCACATTCAGAGTAGAGGAGAAGAAGGCAGCCTCCTGCTCCTCAGCTTGGAGAGCCTGTGCACCCACCAGGCCCAGGTCTTCTTCTTGGGCCTGAAGGCCTTCCTCAGGCTTGCAGTGCTGACTTCTTTGCTCAAGAGGCATGATGACTCTGGTTAGGTCAGCAGGCCGAACTGTGGGAAATATCTGGGTGATGGGGCCCCACagcctggggagagagggagcgTGAGAACAGACTCAGATGAGATATGAACCATGGAGAATCTAACAAAGGCCTACTTACACTTGTTCTCCTCCAGTGATCCTCTGGGTTCTCCTGGGACTCCTGTCCTCCAGGTTGGCCTGTTCTCTAAAAACCtgaaaaagaaagtgagaagGCTACTCAAGATGCAGCTGGACATCAGAGCAGGAGGCTCCAGGACTGAGGTAGGGCAGGTGAGGTTGCAAGCTGGAGGTCCCTTTCTGTACTGGGGCAGGTGGGGCCATTTGTAGGTTAAGGGTGAACATCTCATCTTGACTGCTGGCACTGCCTAGGCTTCCTGTGTTCTGAGATCTGAAGACATTGCCTGAGACCAAGGCCTCACTGCTCAGTTTTTGGAGCTTTTAGAAGAGGAATCATGGGGCCATCAGGCTGCAGACTGCAAGCACCCATCCTGGCACCCCAGCACTGTCAGAAAGGTGGGCCAAACTCTGCGAGTTTCTCACTTTTTTGGAGTGGATGGTCCCCTCTGTGCTCAGGGCCCTCACCTTTCTCCTGCCAGGGCCTGGAAGACACAGCTCTCCTGACCTGAGAAACTCTCAGATCAATAGCTCTTTCCTGATATGAAAGAGGACATGTGGGGATACACATCTGGCCACATGTACACATGGCTACCCAGGAAGGACAGCAAGAGATGGTGACAGTCAGCTGGGTCCATGTGTCCTCGTGTAAGGAGCCTGTTTGGTTCCCATCTTGATGCCTATCTTGGCCTGGGACCCTCCCTCTGTTGACCTGACACCATCTCCTTAAACCAAAGCTCTACCTCCAGGAGACATCAGAAGAGGAAATCAGGGAAATAGAAACACCCATGGTCCCAGGGACTTCCCATAGCTGACAGAAGGGGCAGGGAAGGGCTGAGTCCCATGTTTTTGGTAAGTGCTGTCCTGTCAGCCCCCACCTTGATTCTGGTCATGGCCTGGGACCCTCCCACTGCTGACCTAAGTGCAGCCCTTTCAGACCAATGTCTCCCCCTCCCTGAGACCAATGATCCCAGTATAAGAGAGGGGTCTCAGCAGATAgtcctgcacatgctctctggGGAGACAGCAGGGGCAGAGCAGATTTCTAAGCAGCCCTCTGTGTTCTGGCCAGGAGGAACCCTCAATCCTCCCTCAGGTTTCTCACCTGGACTCTTGGCAGATCCTGGGACCACTGTAGTTGTGGACCATATGGGGCTCTTTCTGTTGACTGGAAGTCGTCCTCTGAGAACATAGTGCTCACCTGCCCAAGATTCCAAAACAGAAGTAAGGGGCCCCACGTCCCATCACCCCATCATGTGGTTGTCCAGGGCTGACAGCAGAGGCTGGACCCTTCGGTTCTGGGGATTCCAAAGTCCTCCTGTGGGTTTTTCATCTTTACTTCTGCCAGGGCCTGTCCTTCCTCTACTCCCAACCCCTGAGATGAGCAGACATATCCCTTTACACCAAGACCTCATCTCCCTGAAGGTTTCCCAACTTTCTGCCTGTGGTACAAGTGACCTTGC
This region includes:
- the LOC100975369 gene encoding melanoma-associated antigen 11, with translation METQFRRGGLGCSPASIKRKKKREDSGDLGLQVSTMFSEDDFQSTERAPYGPQLQWSQDLPRVQVFREQANLEDRSPRRTQRITGGEQVLWGPITQIFPTVRPADLTRVIMPLEQRSQHCKPEEGLQAQEEDLGLVGAQALQAEEQEAAFFSSTLNVGTLEELPAAESPSPPQSPQEESFSPTAMDAIFGSLSDEGSSSQEKEGPSTSPDLIDPESFSQDILHDKIIDLVHLLLHKYRVKGLITKAEMLGSVIKNYEDYFPEIFREASVCMQLLFGIDVKEVDPTSHSYVLVTSLSLSYDGIQCNEQSMPKSGLLIIVLGVIFMEGNCIPEEVMWEVLSIMGVYAGRQHFLFGEPKRLLTQNWVQEKYLVYRQVPGTDPACYEFLWGPRAHAETSKMKVLEYIANANGRDPTSYPSLYEDALREEGEGV